A portion of the Acidisarcina polymorpha genome contains these proteins:
- a CDS encoding LysR family transcriptional regulator, producing MDFEQLRTFLEVARHKSFSRAGEKLSLTQPAISAQIRSLETEVGAQLFDRSGGKVTFTAAGRVFEPFAEHCLECHQHILLAVGEMQRMPRGEVSISANESTCLYVLPQVFTQFKQQYSRVGLNIIRADRSRTLEAVQNREVDFGVIALPVKDPRLTAEWIHKDELVLAAAPGHALAKADRLRMEDIARYPILLPKQGRQREQIDLLFSIRELKPNIGMELDSSELLKRFVAAGMGIGFVPRSGLVADEQGGTLKVLPIEGVRLQRELALVFRKDKSLSRAAQAFLEIATGRPRLTRNSTAAPKTLEKFPAKPAAKTK from the coding sequence ATGGATTTCGAACAGCTCCGTACCTTCCTCGAAGTTGCGCGCCACAAAAGCTTCTCCCGCGCCGGCGAGAAGCTGTCGCTGACCCAGCCTGCCATCTCTGCCCAGATTCGTTCTCTCGAAACTGAAGTCGGTGCTCAGCTCTTCGATCGCTCCGGAGGCAAGGTCACTTTCACCGCAGCCGGACGCGTCTTTGAGCCCTTCGCTGAACATTGCCTCGAATGCCACCAGCACATTCTGCTCGCAGTCGGCGAGATGCAGCGCATGCCTCGCGGCGAGGTCTCGATCAGCGCCAATGAGTCCACTTGCCTCTACGTGCTGCCGCAGGTTTTCACTCAGTTCAAACAGCAGTATTCCCGGGTGGGGCTTAACATCATTCGCGCCGACCGGTCGCGCACCCTCGAAGCGGTGCAGAATCGCGAAGTCGACTTTGGAGTCATCGCGCTCCCGGTCAAAGACCCCAGGCTCACTGCCGAATGGATCCACAAAGACGAACTCGTGCTGGCCGCGGCCCCGGGTCACGCCCTGGCCAAGGCCGACAGGTTGCGCATGGAAGACATCGCCCGATACCCAATACTCTTGCCGAAGCAAGGCCGTCAACGGGAGCAGATTGACTTGCTCTTCAGCATCCGCGAGCTCAAGCCCAATATCGGGATGGAACTGGACTCGAGCGAATTGCTGAAACGCTTTGTCGCGGCCGGTATGGGGATCGGCTTCGTGCCGCGTTCGGGGTTGGTAGCCGACGAGCAGGGTGGCACGCTCAAAGTGCTTCCCATCGAGGGAGTTCGCTTGCAGCGCGAATTAGCGCTCGTCTTCCGCAAGGACAAGTCGCTGAGCCGCGCCGCTCAAGCCTTTCTCGAGATCGCCACCGGCCGCCCACGGCTTACACGCAACTCGACGGCCGCGCCAAAAACCCTCGAGAAGTTTCCCGCAAAGCCTGCTGCGAAAACTAAGTAA
- a CDS encoding GNAT family N-acetyltransferase, with product MVRKCDQGDFERIWTVINDGARAYQGVIPADRWKEPYMPKEELQLQIDQGVVFWGYEESGTLLAVMGLQAVEDVTLIRHAYVCSASQKRGIGTLLLSRLRALTSIPVLIGTWASAVWAIHFYQKHGFELVSPAEKDRLLRRYWRIPERQIQTSVVLADQLWRENSQLEDRHQGQNDQSGNGG from the coding sequence ATGGTCCGAAAATGCGATCAGGGTGATTTCGAGAGGATTTGGACGGTGATCAACGATGGCGCGCGGGCTTATCAAGGCGTCATTCCCGCGGATCGCTGGAAGGAACCATATATGCCGAAGGAGGAACTTCAGCTTCAGATCGATCAGGGAGTAGTCTTCTGGGGTTACGAAGAGAGCGGAACGCTGCTAGCTGTCATGGGCCTGCAGGCAGTCGAGGATGTGACCCTCATCCGGCATGCGTACGTTTGCAGCGCGAGCCAGAAGCGGGGAATTGGCACGCTGCTGCTGTCTCGCTTGCGGGCGCTTACGAGCATTCCGGTCTTGATTGGTACCTGGGCAAGCGCGGTCTGGGCGATCCATTTCTATCAAAAGCATGGCTTCGAGCTAGTGAGTCCAGCGGAAAAAGACCGGCTGCTTAGGAGATACTGGCGCATTCCGGAGCGCCAGATCCAAACGTCGGTGGTTCTCGCGGATCAACTCTGGCGAGAAAATTCTCAACTAGAAGATCGTCATCAAGGCCAGAACGATCAAAGCGGCAATGGTGGTTGA
- a CDS encoding DUF92 domain-containing protein: MAETPLPDAKAEREGRLHWQSKVLLLLVLIVAAAGLVRSITASWSAATREGLAICAAFGALVWLLRAATPLAAVTGFLLTSCMYLGTVEQPSGGWEHTALLLGLALFVLAFAATRFRRSQKEQRGLAESRRGRGASQVAANMGAAAFAALPCLASPSLLSHSLTFARPILFTALIAALAEAAADTVSSEIGQAVGGQPRLLTSLKAVAPGTDGGITVAGSLAGCAAAAFVVLISMPTLRLNPRQAAIAWIAAIVGLFADSLIGATLERQGWLNNDLVNFLSTTIAALIVLALMTIF; this comes from the coding sequence ATGGCGGAGACCCCGCTGCCCGACGCTAAGGCTGAGCGCGAAGGCAGACTTCACTGGCAATCGAAAGTGTTGCTGCTGCTGGTGCTAATCGTGGCAGCAGCCGGACTCGTCCGCAGCATCACTGCCTCCTGGAGTGCGGCGACGAGGGAAGGCCTTGCCATCTGCGCCGCCTTTGGTGCACTGGTATGGCTGCTGCGGGCTGCAACGCCGCTGGCGGCCGTCACCGGATTTCTGCTGACGTCGTGCATGTATCTCGGGACCGTCGAGCAACCCAGCGGTGGCTGGGAACACACCGCGCTGCTCCTGGGGCTGGCTTTGTTTGTCCTCGCTTTCGCGGCCACCCGCTTCCGCCGAAGCCAGAAAGAGCAGCGGGGCCTGGCTGAATCGCGCCGCGGTCGAGGCGCGTCCCAAGTCGCTGCGAATATGGGCGCCGCCGCCTTCGCGGCCTTGCCATGCCTCGCTTCCCCCAGCCTGCTCTCGCACAGTCTCACGTTCGCCAGGCCGATCTTGTTTACGGCCTTGATCGCAGCACTTGCCGAAGCGGCCGCCGACACCGTCTCCTCAGAGATCGGGCAGGCCGTAGGCGGTCAACCCAGGCTGCTGACCAGCCTCAAGGCCGTTGCGCCCGGTACCGATGGAGGCATCACCGTTGCCGGCAGCCTGGCCGGATGCGCCGCCGCTGCGTTTGTCGTCCTCATAAGCATGCCGACGCTTCGCCTCAATCCTCGGCAGGCCGCCATCGCCTGGATTGCGGCCATCGTTGGCCTCTTCGCCGACAGCCTTATCGGGGCGACGCTCGAGCGCCAGGGATGGCTCAACAATGATCTGGTCAACTTTCTCTCAACCACCATTGCCGCTTTGATCGTTCTGGCCTTGATGACGATCTTCTAG
- a CDS encoding energy transducer TonB gives MFEDSLVESQNRIRTRSRWFAIGSFFAQAALLLLLILFPLFHPQALPRQSLERLLVAPPPPHAPARLETRRTESAPVHSPLPSLESQLRIPSRIPAAPAMIDDGGAPSMPSALGNGNGPGIPAGIDLGAPAPSIVVAKPPVPQQPVRLSGGVAAGQLLTPIHPTYPAIAKQARIQGTVIIDATISRQGMIENLRVLEGPPMLRQSAIDAVAAARYRPFLLNNEPVEVETTVRVIFSLDN, from the coding sequence ATGTTTGAAGACAGCCTGGTCGAGTCGCAGAACCGTATCCGCACCCGCAGCAGATGGTTCGCCATCGGATCATTTTTCGCGCAGGCAGCTTTGCTGTTGCTGCTGATTCTCTTTCCGCTCTTCCATCCTCAGGCATTGCCGAGACAGTCGCTGGAAAGGCTGTTGGTTGCGCCGCCTCCGCCTCACGCGCCTGCTCGGCTTGAAACCCGCCGGACAGAGTCAGCGCCCGTTCATTCGCCACTGCCAAGCCTGGAGTCGCAATTGCGGATCCCAAGCAGGATTCCGGCGGCGCCGGCCATGATCGACGATGGCGGCGCGCCGTCTATGCCGAGTGCCCTCGGCAACGGCAATGGTCCGGGAATCCCGGCCGGCATCGACTTAGGTGCGCCGGCTCCATCAATCGTGGTAGCAAAGCCGCCCGTCCCCCAACAGCCGGTTCGTCTCTCAGGCGGTGTCGCGGCCGGACAACTCCTCACCCCGATTCATCCAACCTATCCTGCAATTGCCAAACAGGCGCGGATTCAAGGCACAGTAATCATCGACGCCACCATCTCCCGCCAAGGCATGATCGAGAACCTACGCGTCCTCGAAGGGCCTCCTATGCTCCGGCAATCGGCGATCGATGCAGTCGCCGCCGCACGCTATCGGCCGTTCCTTCTGAATAACGAGCCAGTCGAGGTTGAGACCACCGTACGTGTCATCTTTTCGCTCGATAACTGA
- a CDS encoding YncE family protein produces MAVPGQSAGESRDTAAGTMEFPRHDGIGVEDQFGSSLNTRLRAGNIWRSASALLVFIMAGCGAQYRPVVNPVRPTGPSPAPTAYAVAITQPDGTEAGVATVLDFSGDTVLAQATIGNLPLDFTLDIAGATAYTIDRDGSLSDIPISTSLQTKNVLTSTLTANSVPINTTSGTGNLYVVDASSNQIDVLTGSPPGLKQALQLPVGLINMAGRSASSRFYAISQLVGTPGVASPCANPASVTTNGVASALETSTFSISATIPVGICPVYGLQSADGLRTFILNRGSGTVTVIDTQKNALDTQFNPSATFTLPAGPVYGELYDTTSQLVTANYDSNTISVIDVSTDTFDNDSPQFGTIHNVPVGNGPSSVTVLQDGSRAYVANSKDGTISIVNLSTYTVEKTIVLPVNQDGTTPHPRMVASSYNFPTGKIYVTSPDSENLVILRTDTDTVSTTLQLQGNLIDVRITRQNANASSQINNNSYSPGNGVPCTPGTVPTQLSTNPTACQLENPTP; encoded by the coding sequence ATGGCAGTGCCCGGGCAGTCCGCGGGTGAGAGCAGAGATACCGCAGCCGGGACGATGGAATTTCCAAGACACGACGGAATCGGCGTTGAAGATCAATTCGGTTCTTCCTTGAACACCCGGCTGCGTGCTGGGAACATCTGGCGGAGCGCCAGCGCTTTGCTGGTTTTCATCATGGCCGGATGTGGGGCGCAATACCGCCCCGTGGTGAATCCAGTGCGCCCGACTGGTCCGAGTCCGGCTCCGACCGCCTATGCGGTTGCCATCACCCAGCCGGACGGCACGGAGGCGGGCGTGGCGACGGTTCTAGACTTCTCCGGGGATACTGTGCTCGCGCAGGCGACGATCGGCAATTTGCCCTTGGATTTCACCCTGGATATTGCAGGGGCCACTGCCTACACTATCGACCGCGACGGCAGCCTCAGCGATATTCCGATCTCGACCAGCCTACAGACAAAGAATGTTTTGACCAGCACCTTGACCGCCAATTCAGTGCCGATCAACACCACTTCCGGAACCGGAAATCTCTATGTGGTGGACGCATCGAGCAATCAGATCGATGTCTTGACGGGTTCGCCTCCTGGACTCAAGCAGGCGCTTCAGCTTCCCGTTGGACTGATAAACATGGCGGGCCGCAGCGCCTCCAGCCGCTTCTACGCGATCAGCCAGCTAGTTGGAACACCCGGTGTGGCCAGCCCGTGCGCCAACCCTGCCAGTGTGACGACAAATGGAGTTGCATCTGCCCTCGAGACCTCAACCTTCTCGATCTCGGCCACGATCCCCGTGGGGATCTGTCCGGTGTACGGCTTGCAGTCAGCGGATGGCCTTCGTACGTTCATTCTGAACCGCGGCAGCGGTACAGTGACGGTTATCGATACGCAGAAGAACGCACTCGACACCCAGTTCAACCCCTCCGCGACCTTCACGCTACCTGCTGGGCCGGTCTATGGCGAACTCTACGACACCACGAGCCAATTGGTGACGGCGAACTATGACTCCAACACCATCAGCGTGATCGACGTGAGCACGGACACGTTCGACAATGACTCTCCCCAGTTTGGGACGATTCACAACGTACCAGTTGGCAACGGACCGTCATCGGTCACCGTGCTCCAGGACGGCAGCCGCGCTTATGTGGCGAACTCCAAGGATGGGACAATCTCAATCGTCAACTTGAGCACCTACACAGTTGAGAAGACCATTGTGTTGCCGGTGAACCAGGATGGAACGACCCCTCATCCGAGGATGGTAGCGTCGTCCTATAACTTCCCGACCGGCAAGATCTACGTCACCTCGCCCGATAGCGAGAATTTAGTCATTCTGCGAACGGACACCGACACCGTCAGCACGACTTTGCAGCTTCAGGGCAACCTGATCGATGTGCGGATTACCCGCCAGAATGCGAACGCCTCGAGCCAAATCAATAACAACAGCTACTCGCCTGGAAATGGCGTGCCCTGTACTCCAGGGACTGTGCCCACCCAGCTCTCCACCAATCCCACTGCTTGCCAGTTAGAAAATCCCACTCCTTAG
- a CDS encoding agmatine deiminase family protein — protein MPAEWERHEATWIAWPHNATDWPGKFLAIPWVYADIVRKLSQVETVHVLVDDKAAEQRATSILLRAGANLGAVCFHQVKTDRVWTRDSGPIFVKNFKAIQQNTVAVTNWKFNAWAKYENWHHDDQVPDHAAAFLKMQQWKPNIRLQNGQEHRLVLEGGSIDVNGSGVLITTEECLLSTVQQRNPGVSREQLEQVFHDYLGIEKVLWMNRGCAGDDTHGHVDDITRFVSENTIVTATEANTSDENHDPLAENLDRLKSAKNLHGKPFQIVELPMPSPVVFDGQRLPASYANFYIANHVVLVPSFNDPNDRKALAILAELFPDRTVSGIHCGDLIWGLGALHCMTQQQPA, from the coding sequence ATGCCCGCGGAGTGGGAGCGCCACGAAGCGACGTGGATCGCCTGGCCGCATAACGCGACCGACTGGCCGGGAAAGTTCCTGGCCATCCCCTGGGTCTATGCCGACATCGTTCGCAAGCTCTCTCAAGTCGAGACGGTCCATGTTCTTGTCGACGACAAAGCGGCAGAGCAAAGGGCCACCAGCATCCTGCTCCGAGCCGGTGCAAATCTTGGCGCGGTCTGCTTCCATCAGGTAAAAACCGACCGCGTCTGGACTCGGGATTCCGGGCCGATCTTTGTCAAAAACTTCAAGGCAATCCAACAGAATACCGTCGCAGTTACAAATTGGAAGTTTAACGCTTGGGCCAAATACGAGAATTGGCATCATGACGATCAAGTTCCCGATCACGCAGCGGCATTCTTGAAAATGCAGCAGTGGAAACCAAACATCCGCCTCCAGAACGGACAGGAACACCGGCTAGTCCTCGAAGGCGGCAGCATCGATGTCAACGGTTCAGGAGTGCTGATTACCACCGAAGAATGCCTCCTGAGCACCGTGCAGCAAAGAAATCCAGGAGTGAGCCGCGAACAGCTGGAGCAGGTCTTTCACGACTATCTTGGTATCGAGAAGGTGCTTTGGATGAATCGAGGCTGTGCTGGGGACGACACTCACGGCCACGTCGACGACATCACCCGGTTCGTCTCTGAAAACACAATTGTCACCGCGACTGAGGCAAATACCTCCGACGAAAACCATGACCCTCTCGCTGAGAACCTCGATCGTTTGAAATCGGCGAAAAACCTCCACGGAAAGCCATTTCAGATCGTCGAACTCCCCATGCCCTCGCCTGTCGTGTTCGATGGGCAGAGACTACCCGCCAGCTATGCGAACTTTTATATTGCCAACCACGTTGTTTTGGTCCCGTCCTTCAACGACCCAAACGACCGGAAGGCGCTCGCCATCCTGGCAGAGCTGTTTCCCGATCGAACGGTGAGTGGGATTCACTGCGGCGATCTTATCTGGGGTCTGGGAGCGCTGCATTGCATGACTCAGCAGCAGCCTGCGTGA
- a CDS encoding cupin domain-containing protein, producing the protein MTADEIKAHLGLEAHPREGGFFVQTWKAEEEIPVAALPSRYSGARAAGTAIYYLLEPSTFSEMHKLISDEVFHFYLGDPVEMLQLWPDGSSRVVVLGDDLAAGELPQLMVPQGVWQGSRLVPGGQVALLGCTVSPGFDYADYETGRRADLLQKYPGSEELIVALTRG; encoded by the coding sequence ATGACGGCGGACGAGATCAAAGCGCACTTAGGTCTGGAGGCACATCCGCGAGAAGGCGGCTTTTTCGTGCAAACATGGAAAGCCGAGGAGGAGATTCCAGTGGCGGCGCTGCCCTCTCGATATAGTGGCGCGCGAGCGGCGGGGACGGCGATCTACTATCTGCTCGAGCCGTCGACATTTTCCGAAATGCACAAGCTCATCTCGGACGAGGTCTTTCACTTCTATCTCGGCGATCCCGTGGAGATGCTGCAACTGTGGCCCGATGGAAGCTCGCGAGTGGTGGTTCTGGGGGATGATTTAGCGGCGGGGGAGTTGCCGCAGCTAATGGTGCCGCAGGGCGTGTGGCAAGGTTCACGGTTAGTTCCCGGAGGGCAGGTTGCGCTGCTGGGTTGCACGGTCAGTCCAGGCTTCGATTATGCGGATTATGAGACAGGCAGGCGGGCAGACTTATTGCAGAAGTATCCGGGTTCAGAGGAGCTGATCGTGGCGCTGACCCGCGGTTAA
- a CDS encoding carbon-nitrogen hydrolase, with protein sequence MPSSLNYRIGLIQMSCGPDPDANLDKAADRVREAAREGANVVCLPELFRAQYFCQREDTALFDLAEPIPGPSTERLAAVAREEKVVVIASLFERRAAGLYHNTAAVLHKDGTLAGLYRKMHIPDDPLYYEKFYFTPGDLGFKAFDTAVGKIGTLVCWDQWYPEGARITAMQGANVLFYPTAIGWHPAEKEEFGTAQYEAWQTIQRAHAIANGVYVGAVNRVGEEHGDVRGNRVEGPGLQFWGGSFIADPFGRIVAKASHDREEILVAEVNLRLLEDTRRNWPFLRDRRIDAYQPIVHRFLDASTTGSEK encoded by the coding sequence ATGCCATCTAGTCTGAACTACCGGATCGGTCTGATCCAGATGTCCTGCGGTCCCGATCCCGACGCTAATCTCGACAAGGCCGCCGACCGCGTCCGCGAGGCCGCGCGCGAAGGCGCGAATGTCGTTTGTCTGCCCGAGCTCTTTCGGGCGCAATACTTCTGCCAGCGGGAAGACACCGCTTTATTCGATCTTGCCGAACCAATCCCCGGCCCCAGCACCGAACGCCTCGCCGCAGTCGCACGCGAAGAAAAAGTAGTCGTCATTGCCTCGCTGTTCGAGCGCCGCGCCGCCGGACTCTACCACAACACCGCCGCAGTTCTGCACAAGGACGGCACTCTCGCCGGACTGTATCGCAAGATGCACATTCCCGACGATCCTCTGTATTACGAGAAGTTCTACTTCACTCCCGGCGATCTTGGTTTCAAGGCCTTCGACACCGCGGTCGGCAAAATCGGCACTCTCGTGTGCTGGGACCAGTGGTATCCGGAAGGTGCGCGCATCACCGCCATGCAAGGCGCGAACGTACTCTTCTATCCCACCGCAATCGGCTGGCATCCGGCCGAGAAAGAAGAGTTCGGCACCGCGCAATATGAAGCCTGGCAGACGATTCAGCGTGCCCATGCCATCGCCAACGGCGTCTATGTGGGCGCGGTGAACCGCGTCGGCGAAGAGCATGGCGACGTCCGTGGCAACCGGGTCGAAGGTCCGGGGCTGCAGTTCTGGGGTGGTTCCTTTATTGCTGACCCCTTCGGCCGCATCGTCGCCAAAGCTTCGCATGACCGGGAAGAGATCCTCGTCGCCGAAGTGAATCTGCGGCTGCTTGAAGACACGCGGCGCAACTGGCCCTTCTTGCGCGATCGCCGCATCGACGCCTACCAGCCAATCGTCCATCGCTTCCTCGACGCCAGTACCACCGGGAGCGAGAAGTGA
- the tadA gene encoding tRNA adenosine(34) deaminase TadA: MNEDEGYLRLALEQARLAAEAGEVPVGSIVVYAGEIVGVGRNAVLATLDPTAHAEIVAMRAAAQRLQNYRLTGCELYTTLEPCSMCAGAMIHTRISRLIYGAADPKAGAAGSVVEVVNHPQLNHQMKITSGVLSEQCGELLRAFFRERRQSPSPDL, from the coding sequence ATGAACGAAGACGAAGGCTATCTCCGTCTCGCCCTTGAACAGGCCCGGCTCGCCGCGGAAGCAGGAGAAGTCCCGGTGGGCTCGATCGTGGTCTATGCGGGAGAAATCGTAGGCGTCGGCCGGAATGCCGTACTCGCAACGCTTGACCCGACTGCCCATGCCGAGATCGTAGCTATGCGAGCGGCTGCACAACGCTTGCAGAACTATCGCCTCACCGGCTGCGAGCTTTACACTACGCTCGAGCCCTGCTCGATGTGCGCCGGAGCCATGATTCACACTCGTATCTCGCGGCTCATCTACGGCGCCGCCGATCCCAAGGCAGGGGCTGCGGGATCGGTAGTCGAGGTCGTGAACCATCCGCAACTCAATCATCAGATGAAGATCACCTCAGGTGTCCTCTCCGAGCAGTGCGGGGAGTTGCTGCGCGCCTTCTTCCGCGAACGCCGCCAGTCCCCATCCCCGGATCTTTAA
- a CDS encoding ABC transporter permease translates to MQNLLNDFRYALRQLQKSPVFTFTAVLTLALGIGANTAIFTVVQSLLLAPLDYPEADRIMALNTRYEQQGRETPRVTGADLVDIRNQSKSVSAIGYYQGGGGEAGVQIRDHSSFTAVSAVDAGFARVLQVAPEAGRWFVDSEAKHAAVVNANFARDHFGGVQAAIGQTIAVEGQPVQIVGVLPAAFDFPDHTQVWMAEAEQPQTPSRTAFNYRAVVRLRHGVSMAAAQSELTAIASRLQSAYPGDNKDKTFRLVPLQEQLVGSVRPMLLLLMASVALILLIACVNVMHLYMARAVDRQRELAVRTALGSTRSQLGRLVVVESLLVSFAGAIVGIFLAIPLVKMLVRIAPANLPRSADIHLNFGVLAFTAGIALLATVAASLLPARQATRVDPIVALKQDSSRGMSSRHSSRLRSGLVVAEVAATFVLAFGAALLGRTMLVLQNTDPGYRKSDLLIVDADAPASTLESSIQATQKFETIFAELRALPGVESVGGVMGLPTGSYGSNGYYGVIGAPYDVQHGPQAVFTLASPDYFRTMAVPLLSGRDFTRRDDYDAPPVAIVSESLARQSFPGQDPIGRQIECGLDAPGKWMTIVGVVRDLRQDSPADAPGPALYMPLLQHPSMAAQINIAIHTRLSPVALIDTVRGKIERVDPAIAARFTTMNTMVGDSVEMQHFRSILIGSFAAVGLLLAVLGVYGTVAYSVAQRTFEVGIRMTFGAERASILKLVLLQVLMLAGIGVGAGLMASLIAGHWIGSMLVGVSPADPVSLAIAIGVLLSAALLAAFLPARRAALVDPVKALRGL, encoded by the coding sequence ATGCAGAATTTGCTGAACGACTTCCGCTATGCCCTGCGCCAGTTGCAGAAGAGCCCGGTTTTCACCTTTACTGCGGTCCTCACGTTGGCGCTGGGGATCGGAGCGAATACGGCGATCTTCACCGTGGTGCAGTCGCTGCTGCTGGCGCCGCTCGACTATCCGGAGGCGGACCGGATCATGGCGCTCAACACGCGCTATGAGCAACAGGGCAGGGAGACGCCGCGAGTCACCGGAGCAGATCTGGTCGACATTCGCAACCAGTCGAAGAGTGTCAGCGCGATCGGCTACTACCAGGGAGGCGGAGGCGAAGCAGGTGTCCAGATTCGCGACCATTCGAGCTTTACCGCCGTGAGCGCGGTCGATGCGGGTTTTGCCCGCGTCTTGCAGGTGGCGCCAGAGGCTGGCCGTTGGTTCGTGGACTCTGAGGCGAAGCATGCAGCGGTGGTGAATGCCAACTTCGCCCGCGATCATTTTGGAGGTGTGCAGGCCGCGATCGGCCAGACCATCGCCGTCGAGGGGCAGCCGGTGCAGATCGTCGGTGTGCTGCCGGCGGCCTTCGACTTTCCCGATCACACCCAGGTGTGGATGGCCGAAGCCGAGCAGCCGCAAACGCCTTCGCGTACCGCGTTCAACTACCGTGCCGTCGTCAGGCTGCGGCACGGTGTCTCGATGGCTGCCGCGCAATCAGAACTAACGGCGATCGCCAGTCGCCTCCAGTCCGCTTATCCTGGCGACAACAAAGACAAGACTTTCCGCCTCGTTCCGCTCCAGGAGCAACTTGTCGGTTCCGTACGCCCGATGCTGCTGCTTTTGATGGCCTCAGTCGCACTGATTCTGCTTATCGCCTGCGTCAATGTGATGCATCTCTACATGGCCCGGGCAGTGGACCGGCAGCGCGAGCTTGCGGTGCGCACTGCGCTTGGCTCAACTCGCTCTCAACTTGGCAGACTGGTCGTGGTGGAAAGTCTGCTGGTCTCGTTTGCAGGTGCAATCGTGGGGATCTTCCTCGCTATCCCCCTGGTGAAGATGCTCGTCAGGATTGCCCCTGCAAATCTGCCTCGTTCCGCTGACATTCATCTGAACTTCGGGGTCCTGGCATTTACCGCCGGGATTGCTCTGCTGGCAACGGTCGCCGCTTCGTTGCTTCCGGCACGGCAGGCGACGCGGGTCGACCCGATAGTCGCGCTGAAGCAGGATAGTTCGCGCGGCATGTCGAGCCGTCACTCGTCGAGGCTGCGAAGCGGACTGGTGGTCGCCGAAGTTGCCGCGACCTTCGTGCTTGCATTCGGAGCGGCGCTGCTGGGTCGCACCATGCTGGTCTTGCAGAACACCGATCCTGGATATCGAAAATCCGATCTGTTAATCGTCGACGCGGACGCTCCAGCATCGACACTGGAAAGCTCGATCCAAGCTACCCAGAAATTCGAGACGATCTTTGCTGAACTTCGCGCGCTGCCGGGTGTTGAGAGCGTCGGCGGCGTCATGGGCCTGCCGACCGGAAGCTATGGCTCGAACGGCTATTACGGAGTCATCGGCGCTCCATACGACGTACAACACGGGCCGCAAGCGGTCTTCACTCTGGCCAGTCCGGACTACTTTCGTACCATGGCAGTCCCGTTGTTGAGCGGAAGAGACTTCACTCGCCGGGATGACTACGATGCTCCCCCGGTAGCAATTGTGAGCGAATCGCTCGCGCGGCAGAGCTTTCCCGGCCAAGACCCGATCGGACGCCAGATCGAATGCGGTCTCGATGCGCCCGGCAAATGGATGACCATCGTTGGCGTGGTTCGCGACCTGCGCCAGGACTCGCCCGCCGATGCGCCAGGACCGGCGCTTTACATGCCGCTGCTACAGCATCCTTCCATGGCGGCGCAGATCAATATCGCCATCCACACCCGCCTGTCTCCGGTCGCCTTGATCGATACCGTGCGAGGAAAAATCGAGAGAGTCGATCCAGCAATTGCGGCCCGGTTCACGACCATGAACACGATGGTTGGAGACTCGGTCGAGATGCAGCATTTCCGCAGCATTCTAATCGGCAGCTTCGCCGCGGTTGGGCTGCTGCTTGCCGTTCTTGGAGTCTATGGAACGGTGGCGTACTCGGTCGCGCAACGCACCTTCGAAGTCGGCATCCGTATGACGTTTGGCGCGGAACGCGCGAGCATCCTGAAGCTGGTGTTGTTGCAGGTGCTGATGCTCGCGGGTATCGGCGTCGGTGCCGGGCTGATGGCCAGCCTGATCGCTGGGCACTGGATCGGCAGCATGCTGGTAGGCGTCAGTCCAGCCGACCCGGTCAGCCTGGCCATCGCTATCGGAGTCCTGCTGAGCGCCGCTTTGCTGGCCGCCTTCCTGCCCGCGCGCAGGGCCGCACTGGTAGATCCGGTGAAAGCGCTTCGGGGTCTTTGA